From one Sulfurimonas sp. genomic stretch:
- the galT gene encoding galactose-1-phosphate uridylyltransferase — MSEIRLDRIHNQYVLIAPERLHRPDLNQEKSNTELSGHRCPFCEGNESLTPPEVYAIRDNMPNTPGWKTRVVPNLYKAVQIELEDKSKRESMFESIPGVGAHEVLIDSTCHNCNVEQVDSQTIENWLRTMIVRIEDLKRDKRFIHLNIFKNFGYKAGATQEHPHTQILALPIMPQDELVFLERNMKYYHRHGRGIMEDILQNELSDKKRIVSEFGNFAAFCPYASAYPFEVMIVPKENFMSLEQCSRRDLSDLSLIIKDVFQKLNHQLGEFDYNLYFRLAPLNTNFENEAYMAYLHKNYRFTLRIIPRIYRLGGFELSTGMAINPVSPEECVSLFNSRESM, encoded by the coding sequence ATGTCTGAAATACGCCTTGACCGTATACATAATCAATATGTTCTTATAGCACCTGAGAGGTTACATAGACCTGATTTAAACCAAGAGAAAAGCAATACTGAACTATCTGGGCACCGTTGTCCTTTTTGTGAAGGAAACGAATCTTTAACACCGCCTGAAGTTTATGCTATACGTGATAATATGCCAAATACACCAGGCTGGAAAACACGTGTAGTTCCTAACCTGTATAAAGCTGTTCAAATTGAACTCGAAGATAAATCAAAAAGAGAGAGTATGTTTGAATCGATCCCAGGGGTAGGGGCTCATGAAGTATTAATAGACTCCACTTGTCATAATTGTAATGTTGAACAAGTCGATTCACAAACTATTGAGAACTGGTTAAGAACAATGATAGTTCGTATAGAAGATCTAAAAAGAGATAAACGTTTTATACACTTGAATATTTTTAAAAACTTTGGCTACAAGGCAGGAGCTACACAAGAACATCCACATACTCAAATACTTGCTCTGCCTATAATGCCACAGGATGAACTTGTTTTTCTTGAGAGAAACATGAAGTATTATCATAGGCATGGTCGCGGAATAATGGAAGATATACTTCAAAATGAGTTGTCTGACAAAAAACGTATAGTATCGGAGTTTGGAAACTTCGCAGCCTTTTGTCCGTATGCAAGTGCATATCCTTTTGAAGTAATGATAGTTCCAAAAGAAAATTTTATGTCCCTTGAACAGTGTTCACGAAGGGATCTAAGCGATCTATCACTTATTATAAAAGATGTATTTCAAAAGCTTAACCATCAGTTGGGTGAATTTGATTATAACCTATACTTTAGGTTAGCACCTCTCAATACAAACTTTGAAAATGAAGCTTATATGGCTTATTTGCATAAAAATTACCGTTTTACACTTCGTATTATCCCAAGAATATATCGTCTTGGCGGATTTGAATTATCAACAGGTATGGCTATAAACCCTGTTTCGCCTGAGGAATGTGTATCTCTTTTTAATTCAAGAGAGTCTATGTGA
- a CDS encoding alpha-amylase/4-alpha-glucanotransferase domain-containing protein, which yields MKKVSLLFGIHMHQPVDNFDEAVNEAVELCYEPFFETMIKYPKFKFAVHSSGWLLEQIRTKHPKVFQNMKKLSEQGSIEWVSAGFYEPVLSSIPSRDRQTQITKLSNYIKEHFNTTPKGLWLTERVWESAIVPDLNKISIDYAMVDDYHFLSSGFEHSNMDGYYKTEEGGYELALFPISKKLRYALPFYTVDRAIDTILEFSKEDDSAAIIFDDAEKFGLWPKTHKWVYEQEWLKKFIEAVLENKFIQTQHYSEYLKNNRSKGLAYLNNTSYFEMGEWSLRSEQTLALEELKQNLGDEYFEKVGIALVKGGTWKNFFIKYHESNYLHKRMLSLSLKQELLEPDFIESLYKAQTNDVYWHGVFGGLYLPNLRDNAYKYILEIEKSLSKDSILYNFEDINKDGYSELKVLSKSLCSIFSSRWGGQMIEFSTLDSLFNWQNTLMRRKEAYHEKILNPKEEVELEADQNDDGIETIHNTNDVIEEDLKEELVYDWHPKHSFIDHFSQNTFELDSFKKLTFREVGDFANNHFDLDKNTNTFTRRGGIYLDEPYRCEVTKNYDFINNGFTLNFNCTTDYKEKLFYASECNFHFAHPYNVIINNQKVQSGLTLEDVDSLHIIDSFTQKKIELKFSQKCNIYAYILNTVSLSESGFDKVAQQISFLFSLPFESKLNLQIDVGVSNV from the coding sequence ATGAAAAAAGTATCCTTACTTTTTGGTATCCATATGCATCAACCTGTAGATAATTTTGATGAAGCTGTTAACGAAGCAGTAGAATTATGCTATGAACCGTTTTTTGAAACCATGATCAAGTATCCAAAGTTTAAATTTGCAGTTCACTCTAGTGGCTGGTTGCTAGAGCAGATCAGAACAAAACATCCAAAAGTTTTTCAAAACATGAAAAAACTAAGTGAACAAGGTTCTATAGAATGGGTGAGTGCAGGCTTTTATGAACCTGTTCTAAGCTCAATTCCTTCACGTGACAGACAAACTCAGATCACTAAACTAAGTAACTATATTAAGGAGCACTTCAATACAACTCCAAAAGGATTATGGCTTACAGAGAGGGTTTGGGAGTCTGCAATTGTACCTGATCTAAACAAGATCTCAATTGATTATGCAATGGTAGATGATTATCACTTTTTAAGTAGTGGTTTTGAGCATTCCAATATGGATGGGTATTATAAAACAGAAGAGGGCGGTTACGAACTTGCTCTTTTTCCTATATCTAAAAAACTTCGCTATGCTCTTCCTTTTTATACTGTTGATCGGGCTATTGACACCATACTTGAATTTTCAAAAGAGGATGATTCGGCTGCTATTATATTTGATGATGCAGAAAAGTTTGGATTATGGCCAAAAACTCACAAATGGGTATATGAGCAAGAGTGGTTAAAAAAATTTATAGAGGCTGTTTTAGAGAATAAATTTATTCAAACACAGCACTATAGCGAGTATTTAAAAAACAATAGATCAAAAGGTCTTGCATACCTAAATAACACATCTTATTTTGAGATGGGAGAGTGGAGTTTAAGATCTGAGCAGACACTTGCTCTTGAAGAGTTAAAGCAAAATCTTGGTGATGAATATTTTGAGAAAGTAGGAATAGCTCTGGTAAAAGGTGGTACTTGGAAAAATTTCTTTATCAAGTATCATGAAAGCAACTATCTGCATAAAAGGATGCTCTCTTTAAGTCTTAAACAGGAGCTTTTAGAACCTGACTTTATCGAAAGTTTATATAAAGCACAAACAAACGATGTATATTGGCACGGTGTATTTGGAGGTCTTTATCTTCCAAATCTTCGTGATAATGCATACAAATATATACTCGAGATTGAAAAATCTTTATCAAAAGATAGCATTTTATATAATTTTGAAGATATCAATAAAGATGGATATAGTGAACTTAAAGTACTAAGTAAATCACTGTGTAGTATATTTTCTAGCCGCTGGGGCGGTCAAATGATAGAATTTAGCACATTAGATAGTCTTTTTAACTGGCAAAACACGCTTATGCGTCGTAAAGAAGCCTACCATGAAAAAATTCTAAATCCAAAAGAAGAAGTTGAGTTAGAAGCTGATCAAAACGATGACGGTATAGAGACAATTCATAATACTAATGATGTAATAGAGGAAGATCTAAAAGAGGAACTGGTTTACGACTGGCATCCTAAACACTCTTTTATAGATCATTTCTCACAAAATACTTTTGAACTTGATAGCTTTAAAAAACTCACATTTAGAGAAGTTGGCGATTTTGCCAATAACCACTTTGATCTTGATAAAAACACAAACACTTTTACACGCCGTGGTGGAATATACCTTGATGAACCTTATAGATGTGAAGTTACAAAGAACTATGATTTTATAAACAACGGATTTACTCTAAACTTTAACTGTACTACAGACTATAAAGAAAAACTTTTCTATGCAAGCGAGTGTAATTTTCATTTTGCCCACCCATATAATGTTATAATTAATAATCAAAAAGTACAAAGCGGACTTACTCTTGAGGATGTAGATTCGCTTCATATTATAGATAGTTTTACACAAAAGAAAATAGAATTAAAATTTAGTCAGAAATGTAATATATATGCTTATATACTTAATACAGTCTCATTAAGTGAGAGCGGATTTGATAAAGTAGCTCAGCAGATATCTTTTCTTTTTAGTCTGCCTTTTGAATCAAAACTAAATTTACAAATAGATGTCGGAGTGTCTAATGTCTGA
- a CDS encoding ROK family protein → MNLAIDAGGTNLRAQIWNKDKVVKSLSAKSSETGLYTWIVSILNEFTDIKTVGIAYAGQVEDGKIISAPNIEIDKHEIKQAIESEFDLSLKIENDLTCAVLAESNAHKSENICALYVGTGLGLGVIESGKILRGKHNIAAEIGHIPYKKSPLECGCGRDNCIELYASGSGLKKWIKHLDLNCDVTLENLKKSNKELLNEFEEALKHAVGVAVTLFNPEILVLGGSVITQNHYLKDIIINQIENYALPQALKDLKICISDLEDAPLQGALLLKDYNG, encoded by the coding sequence ATGAATTTGGCTATCGATGCTGGCGGTACAAATTTACGTGCACAGATCTGGAATAAAGACAAAGTCGTAAAATCATTAAGTGCAAAAAGTTCTGAAACAGGTCTTTATACATGGATTGTATCTATTTTAAATGAGTTTACAGATATAAAAACAGTAGGTATAGCTTATGCAGGGCAGGTTGAAGATGGAAAAATAATCTCAGCACCAAATATTGAAATTGATAAACATGAAATAAAGCAGGCAATAGAGTCCGAATTTGATCTTTCATTAAAAATAGAAAATGATCTTACATGTGCTGTATTGGCTGAATCAAATGCACATAAAAGTGAAAATATTTGTGCCTTATATGTAGGAACAGGACTTGGACTTGGTGTAATAGAATCTGGCAAAATTCTTCGCGGTAAACATAATATTGCAGCTGAAATAGGGCATATACCTTATAAAAAAAGCCCTTTAGAATGTGGTTGTGGACGTGATAACTGTATAGAACTTTACGCATCAGGTTCAGGGCTTAAAAAATGGATAAAACATCTAGATCTGAATTGCGATGTAACACTAGAGAATTTAAAAAAGTCAAATAAAGAGCTACTAAACGAGTTTGAAGAAGCATTAAAACATGCTGTAGGAGTAGCTGTTACACTGTTCAATCCTGAAATTTTAGTGCTTGGCGGAAGTGTTATAACACAAAATCATTATTTAAAAGATATAATAATAAATCAAATTGAAAATTATGCATTACCTCAAGCACTTAAAGATCTAAAAATCTGCATAAGTGATCTTGAAGATGCCCCTTTGCAGGGCGCACTATTACTAAAGGACTATAATGGTTAA
- a CDS encoding glycoside hydrolase, with translation MNLSFIWHMHQPDYRDSSGIIQMPWVFLHAIKDYYDMPWMLSRHSSLKATFNITPPLISQLKLYFKDPQDNDRFLNLWIKDLIHLNEDDRKWIIKICKSTPYETMVVPFTSYEELYQKEHFSDRELFDMQVLFVLSWCGIYLRTHNNLVKTLIKKERNYNQEDKQLLLNELSNFVSTIFDYYKELHENDVISISTTPLNHPILPLLLDMQNAIKANPTTVIPKKHIPLEEDAREQVKRAISLFKDTFGFTPNGFWPAEGAVDEKSVALLKECGIKWIATDEAILFKSLKNSDRNNLYTPYNYNDMCIGFRDHSLSDNIGFTYRYWEADKASDHFISSLAKINESNHDATVFIILDGENAWEFFQNNGFDFFDSLYSKLKENKWCNTIHMEDVVKLPSVSLDSLSPGSWIHGEFNTWIGHREKTRGWELIYMTKRDFEHHKASLNDETIAKITEHFLAAECSDWFWWYGDDHFTDFGSEFDVLFRSHLISVYDIMNITPPSDLFESIIKDRSSKNFWLKPQSHISPMVNGVHDSFFEWIGCGVIDESKLFSTMDRVRGPIRKILYGQDDEYMYFAFDYNTDQACKCDTINVIIDPIEFNEKISFESVKDLNHKEKFGDISVEIIAKNWLEIRIEKKHIGIEQVQMRFELLQDNVVIQTLPGFGELEINLQTDYSENWFV, from the coding sequence ATGAATCTTAGTTTTATATGGCATATGCATCAACCTGATTATCGTGATTCATCAGGGATAATTCAGATGCCATGGGTGTTTTTACATGCCATAAAAGACTATTACGATATGCCTTGGATGTTAAGTAGACATAGTTCTCTAAAAGCTACGTTTAACATAACGCCTCCCCTTATATCTCAGCTGAAACTTTATTTTAAAGATCCGCAAGACAATGATCGTTTTTTAAATCTATGGATCAAAGACCTCATTCATCTTAATGAAGATGATAGAAAATGGATAATCAAAATATGTAAAAGCACACCGTATGAAACTATGGTAGTACCTTTTACATCTTATGAAGAGTTATATCAAAAAGAGCATTTTAGCGATCGAGAGCTTTTTGACATGCAGGTCTTGTTTGTGTTATCTTGGTGTGGGATTTATCTGCGTACACACAACAACCTTGTAAAGACTTTGATCAAAAAAGAAAGAAACTATAATCAAGAAGATAAGCAATTATTACTAAACGAACTATCTAATTTTGTGTCAACTATTTTTGATTATTATAAAGAACTGCACGAAAATGATGTAATATCAATATCTACAACACCTTTAAACCATCCAATATTACCACTTTTACTGGATATGCAAAATGCCATCAAAGCAAATCCTACAACAGTGATTCCAAAAAAGCATATTCCCTTAGAAGAAGATGCTAGAGAACAGGTAAAACGTGCAATATCACTGTTTAAAGATACATTTGGATTTACACCCAATGGTTTTTGGCCAGCAGAGGGTGCAGTTGATGAAAAAAGTGTAGCATTACTAAAAGAATGCGGCATAAAATGGATTGCTACAGATGAGGCTATACTTTTCAAATCACTTAAAAATTCAGACAGAAACAATCTCTACACTCCGTATAACTATAACGATATGTGTATAGGTTTTCGTGATCATTCACTCAGTGATAATATTGGTTTCACTTACAGATATTGGGAAGCAGATAAAGCAAGCGATCATTTTATATCTTCACTTGCCAAAATTAACGAGTCAAATCATGATGCTACAGTATTTATAATACTAGATGGTGAGAATGCTTGGGAATTTTTTCAAAACAACGGTTTTGATTTTTTTGATTCACTCTATTCTAAGCTAAAAGAGAACAAATGGTGTAATACGATACATATGGAAGATGTAGTTAAACTTCCATCTGTATCGCTAGATAGTCTCTCTCCAGGAAGCTGGATTCACGGTGAGTTTAATACATGGATAGGACATCGTGAAAAAACACGCGGATGGGAACTTATATATATGACTAAGCGTGATTTTGAACACCATAAAGCATCTTTGAATGATGAAACTATTGCTAAGATAACGGAACATTTTTTAGCTGCTGAGTGTTCAGACTGGTTCTGGTGGTACGGAGATGATCATTTTACAGATTTTGGAAGCGAATTTGATGTCCTGTTTCGCTCACACTTAATATCTGTATATGACATTATGAATATAACTCCACCGTCTGACTTGTTTGAATCAATTATAAAAGATCGCAGTTCTAAAAACTTCTGGCTTAAACCACAGTCACATATATCACCTATGGTAAATGGTGTTCACGATTCTTTTTTTGAATGGATAGGGTGTGGTGTAATTGATGAGAGTAAACTCTTTTCAACTATGGATAGGGTTAGAGGTCCTATTAGGAAAATTCTATACGGACAGGATGATGAGTATATGTACTTTGCTTTTGATTACAACACCGACCAGGCATGTAAATGTGACACAATAAATGTAATCATTGATCCGATAGAGTTTAATGAAAAAATATCATTTGAATCAGTAAAAGATTTAAATCACAAAGAAAAATTCGGTGATATATCTGTAGAGATCATAGCAAAAAACTGGCTTGAAATAAGGATAGAAAAAAAACATATCGGTATAGAACAAGTACAGATGCGTTTTGAGCTTCTTCAAGATAACGTGGTTATTCAAACATTACCTGGGTTTGGTGAGCTAGAGATTAATTTACAAACCGACTATAGTGAAAACTGGTTTGTTTAA
- a CDS encoding glycogen synthase translates to MKILFAASEIFPYAKSGGLGDVAQALPRSLSKYADIIRVMPLYGFLDKTSFKKEDLFFELKLGQNTYNITIYSDIHKDITTYFIDSDIFSRNKEFYTTKSGSYSNDNPNFGVFSAAIVELAKHVKADLLHLNDWHCALAALFIKEKAPHIKTVFTIHNLAYQGIFDKNVLEQLGIDGSYFNMDDLEFYDKVSFIKAGIAYSDAVTTVSEQYAKEILTEQFGCGLHSFLSHHSKKLSGILNGIDYDIFNPKTDNAIESRFDENSIELKNANKQALLSKLEFKDTQIPTFVMVSRLVEQKGFGLLLDSLDDILNKKLNLIILAEGEGVFKHKLEHFAEKYDNFHLNFGYDEDFSHKVYASGDFLLMPSLFEPCGLNQMIAMRYGTIPIVNSVGGLKDTVHEDNKSCAQGIVFTEPTKDSLICAVEKALKLYLDKTKMANTISFNMGCNFSFEKSALLYSKLYKKVLG, encoded by the coding sequence GTGAAAATACTTTTTGCAGCAAGTGAGATCTTTCCATACGCAAAAAGCGGAGGTTTGGGCGATGTTGCACAGGCATTACCTAGATCATTAAGCAAATATGCAGATATCATTCGTGTTATGCCTTTATATGGTTTTTTAGACAAGACATCATTTAAAAAAGAAGATCTCTTTTTTGAACTAAAGCTTGGTCAAAATACTTACAATATAACTATATATAGTGACATACATAAAGATATTACTACATACTTTATAGATTCAGACATTTTTAGTAGAAATAAAGAGTTTTATACCACCAAAAGCGGTTCATACTCAAACGACAACCCAAACTTTGGTGTTTTTAGTGCAGCTATAGTAGAACTTGCCAAACATGTAAAGGCAGATTTGCTTCATCTAAATGACTGGCATTGTGCTTTAGCTGCACTCTTTATAAAAGAAAAAGCACCACACATTAAAACTGTTTTTACTATTCATAATCTCGCTTATCAAGGTATATTTGATAAAAATGTATTAGAGCAGCTTGGAATTGACGGTTCTTACTTTAATATGGATGATCTTGAGTTTTACGATAAAGTAAGTTTCATAAAAGCAGGTATCGCTTACAGCGACGCAGTTACAACTGTTAGTGAACAGTATGCCAAAGAGATACTTACAGAACAGTTCGGATGCGGTTTACACAGTTTTTTAAGTCACCATTCTAAAAAATTATCAGGTATATTAAACGGTATTGATTATGATATATTTAATCCAAAAACAGATAATGCTATAGAATCAAGGTTTGATGAAAACAGTATAGAACTAAAAAATGCAAATAAACAAGCTCTTTTAAGTAAATTAGAATTCAAAGACACACAAATACCAACTTTTGTGATGGTCAGCAGACTTGTTGAACAAAAGGGTTTTGGACTTCTTTTAGATTCATTAGATGATATATTAAATAAAAAGCTAAACTTAATAATACTGGCTGAAGGTGAGGGTGTTTTCAAGCATAAACTTGAGCATTTTGCAGAAAAATATGATAATTTTCATCTAAACTTTGGATACGATGAAGATTTCTCACACAAAGTCTATGCTAGCGGTGACTTTTTACTTATGCCGTCACTATTTGAGCCATGCGGACTTAATCAAATGATCGCTATGCGTTATGGAACAATACCTATAGTTAACAGTGTTGGGGGATTAAAAGATACCGTACATGAAGATAATAAAAGTTGTGCTCAAGGAATAGTATTTACAGAACCAACTAAAGATTCTCTTATTTGTGCAGTAGAAAAAGCTCTAAAACTTTATTTAGATAAAACAAAAATGGCAAATACTATATCTTTTAATATGGGATGTAATTTCTCGTTTGAAAAAAGTGCATTACTATATAGTAAATTATATAAGAAGGTGCTCGGATGA
- the glgA gene encoding glycogen synthase GlgA — protein sequence MVKKELNILFVASEVVPFAKTGGLADVSGALPKALGAMGHNVIVVMPRYYQIDKGSLTHIEGVLGVNMGPMGELYGAVYKAKLPGSDAEVYFIDHEQFFGRKGLYHSDNEPYQDNDNRFIFLSKAALELCKMLNFVPDVIHANDWHTAALPLITQTHYQHDFGSIPTILTIHNLEHQGDFFKGAIDVMESGWEHFNPQAYESMDRLNLLKGGIAYADAVTTVSKRYAKEMQIPDFGFGLDSHIKAHSSKLFGILNGVDYDEWNPSVDKYIAKNFDVDDMKGKAVCKRALQEHFSLEIDDNKPLIGFVGRFAKQKGIELIAGVIDSLLDRNIQVVMLGTGEKWAEHYFSEVASRHFGRFGLHVGYSDELAHQIEAGCDFFLMPSLFEPCGLNQIYSLRYGTLPIVRAVGGLDDTIENYSEEHKSGNGFKFYMPTHDGLYHTVIWAAEVYWNDRDAYKKLQQNAMRMHFGWDDAASSYEDVYRYAIAKRRVSKLQ from the coding sequence ATGGTTAAGAAAGAGTTGAATATCTTATTTGTAGCATCTGAAGTTGTTCCATTTGCCAAAACAGGTGGGCTTGCGGATGTTTCAGGTGCACTGCCAAAAGCTCTAGGTGCAATGGGACACAATGTAATAGTTGTAATGCCAAGATACTATCAAATAGACAAAGGTTCTTTAACTCATATTGAAGGTGTACTTGGTGTAAACATGGGACCTATGGGTGAACTGTATGGTGCTGTGTATAAAGCAAAACTTCCAGGGAGTGATGCAGAGGTATATTTTATAGATCATGAACAGTTTTTTGGTAGAAAAGGGCTTTATCATAGTGATAACGAACCATATCAGGACAATGACAACCGTTTTATATTCTTATCTAAAGCAGCACTTGAACTTTGCAAAATGCTAAATTTTGTACCGGATGTTATACATGCAAACGACTGGCATACGGCAGCTCTGCCGCTCATTACTCAGACTCATTATCAGCATGATTTTGGCAGTATTCCTACAATACTTACTATTCATAATCTTGAACACCAAGGTGATTTTTTTAAAGGTGCAATAGATGTTATGGAGAGTGGCTGGGAGCACTTTAATCCGCAAGCTTATGAGAGTATGGACAGACTTAATCTTCTAAAGGGCGGTATAGCATACGCAGATGCAGTAACTACTGTCTCTAAACGTTATGCTAAAGAGATGCAGATCCCAGACTTTGGTTTTGGGTTGGATTCTCATATAAAAGCTCACTCATCAAAATTATTTGGCATTTTAAACGGTGTTGATTATGATGAATGGAATCCTTCAGTTGATAAATATATAGCTAAAAACTTTGATGTTGATGATATGAAAGGCAAAGCTGTTTGCAAGAGAGCCTTACAAGAACACTTCTCTCTTGAGATTGATGATAATAAACCGCTAATTGGTTTTGTAGGACGTTTTGCAAAACAAAAAGGTATAGAGCTTATAGCAGGAGTAATAGACTCTCTTTTAGATAGAAATATCCAAGTTGTAATGCTAGGAACTGGTGAAAAATGGGCTGAGCACTACTTTAGTGAAGTAGCTTCTCGTCACTTTGGCAGATTTGGTCTGCATGTCGGTTATTCCGATGAGCTTGCCCACCAGATAGAAGCAGGGTGTGACTTCTTTTTAATGCCATCACTTTTTGAACCGTGCGGGCTTAACCAAATCTATAGCCTGCGATATGGAACACTCCCAATTGTGCGTGCAGTAGGTGGACTTGACGATACTATTGAGAATTATAGTGAAGAACACAAAAGCGGCAACGGTTTTAAATTTTATATGCCTACACATGATGGTCTTTACCATACGGTAATCTGGGCGGCTGAAGTTTACTGGAATGATCGTGATGCTTATAAAAAACTACAGCAAAATGCAATGAGAATGCACTTTGGCTGGGATGATGCGGCTTCATCTTATGAAGATGTTTATCGTTACGCTATAGCTAAAAGAAGAGTTTCTAAACTACAATAA
- the glgB gene encoding 1,4-alpha-glucan branching protein GlgB, giving the protein MQYPCYYDISRFEELDIYLFKEGTHTKLYQKLGSHLMQREEQNGTYFALWAPNALGVSIRGDFNNYDIHSHQMKKRDDESGIWEVFIEGVSKGSTYKYHISTGEHNANPDKADPYAFYAEVAPHSASKIWNIEDYKWNDKEWMSTRAKKNSHKAPISIYEVHLGSWRRKVEEDNRYLNYVEAAQELAAYIKEMNFTHVELLPITEFPFKGSWGYQVSGYFAPTSRFGTPEEFMRFVDIMHCNGIGVILDWVPSHFVTDGHGLMNFDGTCLYEHKDPRKGYHPDWGSAIFNYDRNEVRAFLISSAMFWLEKYHIDGIRVDAVSSMLFLDFGREEGEWIPNEFGGNENLGAITFLKQLNTSLYKEFNDIMTFAEESTAYPMVSRPVESGGLGFGFKWNMGWMHDTLKYFKNDPVYRQHHHGQLTFSFIYMYNENYILPLSHDEVVHMKGSLINKMPGDNNQKFANLRAMYGFMMAHPGKKLLFMGGELAQFAEWNYEQSLDWHLLENAENRGVNKIVSTLNQLYRYEPALHQNDNETNGFEWIDERDYQANVIAFIRKAEKQEDDIIVVCNFSDHTRESYPIGISKKGEYVEIFNSQDSEFNGWSAKNDKPIKSKQVKHHGRNHKLEVTLPALSVVYLKLKQ; this is encoded by the coding sequence ATGCAATACCCGTGTTACTATGATATAAGCCGTTTCGAAGAGCTTGATATATATCTGTTTAAAGAGGGAACTCATACTAAACTTTATCAAAAACTAGGCTCACACCTTATGCAAAGAGAGGAACAAAACGGAACTTACTTTGCACTGTGGGCTCCAAATGCATTAGGTGTGTCTATAAGAGGTGATTTTAATAACTACGACATCCACTCTCACCAGATGAAAAAAAGAGATGATGAGTCAGGTATTTGGGAAGTTTTTATAGAGGGTGTAAGTAAAGGCTCTACATATAAGTATCATATATCTACAGGTGAACATAATGCTAATCCTGACAAGGCTGATCCGTATGCTTTTTATGCTGAAGTAGCTCCGCATTCTGCATCTAAAATATGGAATATAGAAGACTATAAATGGAATGATAAGGAGTGGATGTCTACAAGAGCTAAAAAAAACTCACACAAAGCTCCTATATCTATCTATGAAGTTCATCTAGGTTCTTGGAGAAGAAAAGTTGAAGAGGACAACCGCTATCTTAACTATGTTGAGGCTGCACAGGAATTAGCTGCATATATAAAAGAGATGAACTTTACCCATGTAGAGCTTTTACCAATTACAGAGTTTCCGTTTAAAGGTTCATGGGGTTATCAGGTAAGCGGTTATTTCGCACCGACATCACGTTTTGGGACACCTGAAGAGTTTATGAGGTTTGTTGACATTATGCATTGTAACGGAATAGGGGTGATCTTAGACTGGGTTCCTTCACACTTTGTTACTGACGGGCATGGGCTTATGAACTTTGACGGTACCTGTTTATATGAGCATAAAGACCCTAGAAAAGGCTATCATCCGGATTGGGGCAGTGCAATATTTAATTATGATCGCAACGAAGTACGCGCATTTTTGATCTCATCAGCTATGTTTTGGCTTGAGAAATACCATATTGATGGCATACGTGTAGATGCTGTTTCTTCAATGCTGTTTTTAGACTTTGGAAGGGAAGAGGGTGAGTGGATTCCAAATGAGTTTGGAGGAAACGAGAATCTTGGAGCCATTACATTTTTAAAACAGTTAAATACATCATTGTATAAAGAGTTTAACGACATAATGACCTTTGCAGAAGAATCTACGGCATATCCTATGGTTAGCCGTCCTGTTGAGAGCGGGGGGCTTGGTTTTGGATTTAAATGGAACATGGGCTGGATGCACGACACTCTGAAATATTTTAAAAACGACCCTGTTTACAGACAACATCACCACGGGCAACTTACATTTAGCTTTATATATATGTATAATGAAAATTATATACTGCCGCTTAGTCACGATGAAGTGGTACATATGAAGGGCTCTTTGATCAATAAAATGCCTGGAGATAATAATCAGAAGTTTGCAAATCTTCGTGCAATGTATGGTTTCATGATGGCTCATCCTGGGAAAAAACTACTGTTTATGGGTGGAGAACTAGCTCAATTTGCCGAATGGAATTATGAGCAAAGCCTTGATTGGCATCTACTTGAGAACGCAGAAAATAGGGGTGTTAATAAGATTGTAAGCACACTAAACCAGTTATATAGATATGAACCAGCCCTGCACCAAAACGACAATGAAACCAATGGTTTTGAATGGATTGATGAAAGAGATTATCAGGCGAATGTTATAGCTTTTATAAGAAAAGCTGAAAAACAAGAGGATGATATTATAGTTGTGTGTAATTTCTCTGATCATACACGTGAGTCATATCCTATAGGTATTTCAAAAAAAGGTGAATATGTTGAGATTTTTAATTCTCAGGATTCTGAGTTTAATGGCTGGAGTGCTAAAAATGACAAACCTATAAAATCTAAGCAAGTTAAACATCATGGTAGAAACCACAAGCTAGAAGTTACTTTACCTGCATTAAGTGTAGTGTACCTCAAACTGAAGCAATAA